The following are encoded in a window of Oncorhynchus mykiss isolate Arlee chromosome 11, USDA_OmykA_1.1, whole genome shotgun sequence genomic DNA:
- the egr3 gene encoding early growth response protein 3 — protein MTGKLADKLPLTMSSLINTIPDSLYPEEDIPTSMNIFTNTDSINHYSQMNTDNIMDLGMGSDKGTAEIQYGSSFQSNRSGQTVTYLGKFAFDTPPSGGIGGSGWCSDNNIISLVSAGILGVSPSPGNITTQTSSSGASMGGQSSDMEQVYGPPLPAYSTCSELYQDQVSFHHSPATSTALGYPGNDYHTTSKPSMDGSLFSMIPDYNLFHHQGEVGVMEHKPFQSMDPIRVNPPPITPLETIRAFKDKQQIHPGFIGGQQLAPQHHQPPQTLTLKPIRPRKYPNRPSKTPVHERPHACPAENCDRRFSRSDELTRHLRIHTGHKPFQCRICMRSFSRSDHLTTHIRTHTGEKPFSCEFCGRKFARSDERKRHAKVHLKQKDKKPADKGSGAAGSHSSPPSSCGGSGGPSGGNIMTVTTCA, from the exons ATGACAGGGAAACTAGCGGACAAGCTCCCTCTTACCATGAGCAGTTTAATAAACACGATTCCTGACAGTCTTTACCCAGAAGAGGACATTCCGACGTCTATGAACATTTTCACCAATACGGATTCTATAAACCACTACTCGCAAATGAATACAG ATAATATCATGGATCTGGGGATGGGAAGTGATAAGGGAACTGCAGAGATCCAGTATGGCTCCAGCTTCCAGTCAAACCGCAGTGGGCAGACCGTCACCTATCTGGGGAAGTTTGCCTTCGACACTCCTCCGTCGGGTGGAATCGGGGGCTCCGGCTGGTGTTCAGACAACAatatcattagtttagtaagtGCTGGCATCCTGGGTGTCTCCCCGTCGCCTGGCAATATCACCACACAGACGTCGTCCTCTGGGGCCAGCATGGGCGGCCAGTCCTCAGACATGGAGCAAGTGTACGGTCCACCACTGCCCGCCTATTCCACCTGCAGCGAGCTGTACCAGGACCAGGTCTCCTTCCACCACAGCCCTGCCACCAGCACTGCCCTCGGCTACCCCGGCAATGACTATCACACCACCTCCAAGCCCTCCATGGACGGGAGCCTTTTCTCCATGATCCCAGATTACAACCTCTTCCATCATCAGGGTGAGGTTGGTGTGATGGAGCACAAGCCCTTCCAGTCCATGGACCCAATTAGAGTCAACCCCCCACCTATCACACCACTTGAGACCATTCGAGCATTCAAAGACAAGCAGCAGATTCATCCAGGTTTCATTGGCGGGCAGCAGCTTGCTCCTCAACACCACCAGCCACCACAGACGCTAACACTCAAACCAATCCGACCACGGAAGTACCCAAACCGACCCAGCAAAACCCCTGTGCATGAGCGGCCACATGCCTGCCCAGCAGAAAACTGTGACAGACGCTTCTCCCGTTCAGATGAACTGACACGCCACCTCCGCATCCACACGGGTCACAAACCCTTCCAGTGCCGCATATGCATGCGCTCCTTCAGCCGAAGTGACCACCTGACCACCCACATCCGCACGCACACGGGCGAGAAGCCCTTCTCCTGTGAGTTCTGTGGACGCAAGTTTGCCCGGAGTGACGAGCGCAAGAGACATGCCAAAGTTCACCTCAAGCAGAAAGACAAGAAGCCGGCTGACAAGGGGAGTGGGGCAGCTGGCAGCCACAGCTCACCCCCCAGTTCCTGTGGTGGCAGTGGAGGGCCCAGCGGTGGCAACATCATGACTGTCACTACCTGTGCTTAG